CTTCGTAGAGCATAAAAGAATCCCTATAACTCCACTGTCGAACCAGAAATGAAAAGTATGAAGGTCATGAAAAATTATCATACCAGTTAATATTTTTGGTGTAGGGAACCATTTTACCTTGGATACGTAGGAACACTGACCCACGCATAGTGAACAGAACCCTTGAATATTTCGCGACAAATATAAACAATGTCGTCGATAAGATGTGTATGGAGCCACATACTCTCCGCCATGTTACATAGTACACCGCCAGGCCTTAATGCTCGACTAATGTTCTTGAAAAATGGTTTCTCCACCGGCTCCTGAGCAGGACCTGTAATTGTAAATCAATTAGTTCATAAAAAGTGAGAcggatatgatatcacaatcaAAGGCGATAGGGCCCGAGATTCACCCGAGACAGAAGTAACGGTAACAACTGAGAGAAATACATCATTTTAATATGTTCGCTTGTTATCAGAACACATACCCACAGGGTCGGATGAATCAACGATAATTGCATCATATTTCCCTTCTGGTGTTTGCTTTAAAAATTCAATAGCTGTCATTGAAATGTTGTGAATTAGGTGTTTGCTTTAAAAATTCAATGTTGTGAATTTGTGTTatatcagaattaagtgttcaaatgttacaacatttaatataacatgcagcggaatattaaaacttgtaacacaaattgaatttaaataaatagatggacaagATTAAATTTGTGCAAGTATTTACctcatggcaaaaattaatcactaaaaAACCATACCGTTCACAAAAATCAATCACTAGTGattttcacaaaaatcaatttcctcaacacgttgagaaaataaacgCTTTCTAAAACAGATAACCAGAATAAAACTTATTCAAGAAAGCAACAAAAACGTGAGCCAAAAACTAAAGCAACAAAACGATCTCCAGCCAATTTCGTCACGATGTTGTCTGTAGATGTTTCCAACATTCAAGGCAATACGCGGTATCTGCACTCTTCACAACAGCACGtctcttgaaaaaatatttctctGAAATCTATGACGTGCACAAGTACGTGTATATTTGATCGAGAGAAGATACCACTACGAAAATCTTCTACGAAAAAATCCCACGAAAATCTCTTCCACGAAAAATCCTACACGTGAACTCTCTGAATTTTTCTATTCTCTCTATGCTTTTGAATCTCCATCTCTTATTTATAAATGTCTCCTCTTCTATGATTTATCTTGACGGAAATCTATAAGATATGTTATACAAGAATTCtattagaaacaaaatcaaCAATACCATATCATGTaaattgttgggtgcaataattgtccttgcttggtagagcgatcgaatcgtggtgcttgagctgctgtgtggtttaaaagatttgagttgcaccattactactagctatagcttttgataaagcggtaagcactcggtcctacaattggtatcagagctaaggtcacgggttcgattcccattgattgcaagaaatgcaattattgagagggagattgttgggtgcaataattgtccttactTGGTAGAACGATCGAACCGTGATGTTTGAGCTGTTgtgtggtttaaaagatttgagctgcaccattactactagctatagcttttagtaaagcggtaagcactcggttctacataaatcattatcatatatattatatctAGAAGATCTTTATCATAAAGATAATATCTAGAAAGGTAGAACCCAATATtctatataattttaattatgtgttattattattatttggttttttattatatttattcacactataatatgttattttttatttaattatttagattttttattaaCTTTTCATTATGTAAATTGAATTAGTTAAAGTTTAGAAATAATTCATCGTTGGATTGTGAATTTTTTGGTGTCTTATTAATTGTTTTTCATGTtcttattaattaatttgtaTATTGTTTATTTATCTTGTcgtcaaaatttatttttatttctatttattattttaaaaataagactATAACTTATGTgtgtaaataaaatttatttgcaACCAACGTTTTTTATGGTTtacatttataaattatttaaataaaacataataaaatatcattgttatatgtatttttttagagttttcaattttttaatttgtaaTTCATTTGTTTGTGATGTTGACTAAAAATTATacgtttaaaaaaatattttttgcaaCTAATATTTTTGGGTTTACATTTATAAATTACTTGAATAAAACATGGTAAAATATCattgtgatatttttttttagagTTTATAATTTTCTAGTATCTTTATTTTACTTGTGACTATTAGCCAGaaattatatgtttaaataAATGTTATATGACTTGTTTTACagttataaattataattttctaaTCTATAATTTCTTTGTTTGTGACGTTTGCTAGAACTTatgcttttaaaaaatagatttttgcaaccaattttttttagtttacatttataaattatttgaatAAAACATGGTAAAAAAAACATTGTGATATGCATTTTTTTAGAATTTATAATTTTCTACTCTTTATTCTACTTGTGTACATTATCTAGaaattatatgtttaaataaaaatacatgtctttttttagaattataatattctaatatatttattctaCTTGTGGTCATTAACAGaaattatatgtttaaataaatattatatgtctTTTTTTAGAGTTTTTAATTTTCTAATCTCTTAATTCTACTTGTGACCATCAGCACGaaattatatgtttaaattaaggataagtattttgtgagactgtttcacgaatttttatttgtgaaattGGTCAACCatgctcatatttacaataaaaaataataattttggtataaaaagaaattttttaatgagtgaccgaaataaaagatttgtctcataaaattgacatATGATATTGTCTCGTATGAGTTTTTGtgttaaattatataattaaaaaaaaaatcaactatATCATTATTTGTTTttcattcttttaaaatttttagtatATTTAGAAATTACTTTAATAAAATATGGCCAAAATAATTATTGTGATATACTTTTTCTAataaaaaactaatttttaaatCTCTTTACTTGTGACTGTTGGCTAGAAGTAATGTGTTTAAATAAAAGGTTTTTGCAACCAAaattttgttgttgtttattgtaatgcccgggattttatatcgtgttaaattacgattattgatttttaatcgagataattataaaaGAGCTAATcgggacacgaaatgagatcgcgtgtgaaaattgatgtgcgaggacagtagcatcggcgcacatgcgcgaccagatgcgcgcacatgcgccaaacaggcagaagacctcgcgcatatgcgcagaagatgtcgcgcatatgtgcgagcctatgcaagtgaggtccagaagacatcacgcatatgcgcggaaataagtcgcgcatatgcgcgagctgccaaggccgggaccagtaggtctcgcgcatatggccagtaatgtcgcgcatatgcgcgagacatgcaaaaAGAAAAATCGACATGTGGAGGATTATGCAACGTTggttgtgtgtatatatatatatgtgtatatatatata
This sequence is a window from Primulina tabacum isolate GXHZ01 chromosome 17, ASM2559414v2, whole genome shotgun sequence. Protein-coding genes within it:
- the LOC142530499 gene encoding spermine synthase-like, with amino-acid sequence MTAIEFLKQTPEGKYDAIIVDSSDPVGPAQEPVEKPFFKNISRALRPGGVLCNMAESMWLHTHLIDDIVYICREIFKGSVHYAWVSVPTYPSGVIGILLCSTKGPPVDFVHPINPIEKLQSALQFRRKLKFYNTEIHEAAFALPSFVKREVAALR